One Paenibacillus crassostreae DNA segment encodes these proteins:
- a CDS encoding IclR family transcriptional regulator, which yields MDRKYWVPALERADMILTAIARKPGEYKMTDLCEATAINKSSMFSLLRTMEALNWVSKDEKEAYALGAGMAYLNSVFIESHKQNYNLVEQFLQASIESVKSIGETFQLSVLDRNEIIYLAKQEGPSLVKLESSPGMRFPAHATAMGKMLLALLPLEELEKQYPDKILSPVTSHTVTDWKEFMVKMAEIRSNGYAVDDEEIIQGICCVAAPITDSSGRAVAAVSTSMMRHAYLDKQDAALQEVKRLGKSLSLA from the coding sequence GTGGACCGTAAATATTGGGTTCCCGCGTTAGAACGAGCCGATATGATTCTGACGGCGATTGCCAGGAAGCCGGGGGAATATAAAATGACCGATCTGTGCGAGGCCACAGCGATCAACAAAAGCTCAATGTTTTCCTTGTTACGGACGATGGAGGCTTTGAACTGGGTGAGTAAGGATGAGAAGGAAGCCTATGCCCTCGGAGCGGGAATGGCTTATCTCAATTCGGTGTTTATTGAATCGCATAAACAGAATTACAATTTGGTTGAGCAATTTTTGCAGGCTTCAATAGAGAGTGTCAAAAGCATCGGGGAGACCTTCCAGTTGTCCGTTCTGGACAGGAATGAAATCATATATCTAGCTAAACAGGAAGGGCCATCGCTGGTGAAGCTGGAGTCAAGTCCAGGCATGCGTTTTCCGGCCCATGCGACAGCGATGGGTAAGATGTTGCTTGCACTGCTTCCGCTTGAAGAACTGGAGAAGCAGTATCCAGACAAGATTTTATCTCCTGTAACATCTCATACCGTGACAGACTGGAAGGAATTCATGGTGAAAATGGCTGAAATCCGCTCCAATGGGTATGCGGTAGATGACGAAGAGATTATTCAGGGAATTTGCTGTGTAGCTGCTCCGATTACCGATTCTTCCGGAAGAGCCGTTGCTGCAGTGAGCACCTCTATGATGCGGCATGCTTACTTGGATAAACAGGATGCAGCGCTTCAGGAAGTCAAGCGGTTGGGGAAAAGCCTGTCTCTTGCTTAA
- a CDS encoding glycoside hydrolase family 43 protein, with protein MNRNIIQNPILRGFHPDPSICRVGEDYYIATSTFEWFPGVLIHHSRDLVHWRPLTHALTRQSQLDMEGDLDSGGVWAPCLSYDNGTFYLIYTDVKSRQGAFKDTPNYLVTAPSIEGPWSEPLYLNSSGFDPSLFHDTDGRKWLINMLWDHRTYKNSFAGIVLQEYSTELGQLMGPVLPIYRGTELRLTEGPHLYHKDGWYYLITAEGGTQYDHAVTVARSRNIEGPYETDPSNPVLTSAGDRGLELQKAGHACLVQTHTDEWYMVHLCGRPVKDKYCNLGRETAIQRCRFTKDEWLALEDGGNRPSITVQGPNIPSQPFELPAERDDFNSSELDIRWSTLRVPADDAWLSLKERRGFLRLRGRESMSSMHRQSLVALRQQDFYCSAETEIVFEPEHFQQMAGLIVYYDTKDYVYLRISHDEELGKCLGIVRSKDGVYEDTLCAEVPLRPGASCKLKVVMEREFIQFYYNASDSGWEKIGSSLDISHLSDDFPSYIRFTGTFIGMCVQDLAGTFNAADFDYFEYKQ; from the coding sequence ATGAATAGAAATATAATTCAAAATCCGATTCTCCGCGGCTTTCATCCGGACCCATCGATCTGCAGAGTGGGAGAAGATTATTACATTGCCACATCTACATTCGAATGGTTTCCTGGCGTCCTCATTCACCATTCCCGCGATCTAGTTCATTGGCGTCCACTTACGCATGCGCTTACAAGACAATCACAATTGGATATGGAAGGGGATCTGGACTCCGGCGGTGTGTGGGCCCCGTGCCTCAGCTATGACAATGGAACCTTCTACCTCATCTATACCGATGTCAAAAGCAGACAGGGGGCATTCAAAGATACACCGAATTATCTGGTCACCGCTCCGAGTATCGAGGGTCCTTGGTCTGAACCGCTCTATCTGAACAGTAGCGGCTTTGACCCTTCTCTGTTCCACGATACCGACGGACGCAAATGGCTGATCAATATGTTATGGGATCACCGAACGTACAAGAACAGCTTCGCTGGGATAGTGCTACAGGAATATTCTACAGAGCTGGGGCAACTGATGGGTCCAGTGCTTCCTATCTATAGAGGGACAGAACTAAGGCTGACGGAAGGCCCTCATTTATACCATAAAGACGGCTGGTATTACCTCATTACAGCAGAAGGAGGCACTCAGTATGATCATGCAGTGACGGTAGCTCGGTCGAGGAATATTGAGGGTCCTTATGAAACTGATCCAAGCAATCCGGTCCTGACCTCTGCCGGCGATAGAGGGTTAGAACTGCAAAAGGCGGGGCATGCCTGTCTTGTTCAGACCCATACGGATGAGTGGTACATGGTCCATTTGTGCGGTCGACCGGTAAAGGATAAGTATTGCAACTTGGGCAGAGAAACTGCGATTCAGCGTTGTCGATTCACAAAGGATGAATGGCTGGCACTTGAGGATGGAGGCAACCGACCCTCCATTACCGTACAAGGTCCGAATATTCCGAGCCAACCCTTTGAGCTACCTGCTGAGAGAGATGATTTTAACTCGTCGGAGCTAGATATTCGCTGGAGTACCCTACGTGTTCCAGCCGATGACGCCTGGCTATCGCTTAAAGAACGGCGAGGTTTCTTACGTTTAAGAGGGAGAGAATCGATGAGTTCCATGCACCGCCAAAGTCTGGTTGCGTTGCGCCAGCAGGATTTTTACTGCAGCGCCGAAACTGAAATTGTATTCGAGCCGGAGCATTTTCAGCAGATGGCGGGGCTTATTGTTTACTATGATACGAAGGATTATGTCTATTTGCGAATCAGTCATGATGAGGAATTGGGGAAATGCTTGGGCATTGTTCGTTCCAAGGATGGTGTTTATGAGGATACTTTGTGTGCTGAGGTTCCCTTACGGCCCGGCGCGAGTTGCAAGTTGAAAGTGGTAATGGAGCGTGAGTTCATCCAGTTTTATTATAATGCTTCAGATTCTGGGTGGGAGAAGATTGGCTCAAGTCTGGATATCTCTCATTTATCTGATGATTTTCCGAGTTATATCAGATTTACGGGAACCTTTATCGGCATGTGCGTCCAGGACCTCGCTGGGACATTCAATGCCGCAGATTTTGATTATTTTGAGTACAAACAATAA
- a CDS encoding YjhG/YagF family D-xylonate dehydratase — MELSLPEIMRENSGQSIPVDTVAEGPSGSLPITGDMLRNAPSGEIFGMTQNTGMGWNPLLLNGSQYLILGTMGGIRREDGSPIALGYHTGHWEIGLMMEEVAHEITAHQGIPFAGYVSDPCDGRSQGTTGMFDSLPYRNDAAMVLRRLIRSLPTRKGVIGVATCDKGLPAMMLALAGMRDLPGIIVPGGVSLPPIHGEDAGKVQSIGARFSNGELSLEDAADLGCRACATPGGGCQFLGTAATAQVVAEALGMSVPHSALAPSGQPVWKNMGRQSARALLQMERSGMVMKDILTDRAIRNAMVVHAAFGGSTNLLLHLPAIAHAAGLSIPTVEDWNDVNRKVPRLVSVLPNGPVPHPTIRVFLAGGVPEVMLHLRRLGLIDDSVLTVTGRTLGENLDWWETSERRQDMRNRLIEADGIDPDTVIMSPQEAKKQGMASTMTFPTGNLAPQGSVIKSAAIDPSVLDSEGVYRHTGRVKVFTAEKDAIRSIKLGHIQAGDILAVIGRGPSGTGMEETYQLTSALKHLPFGKYVTLITDARFSGVSTGACIGHIGPEALAGGPLGRLRDGDWIEIIVDTVKLEGSVNLVGDGEQSGSTQDGAELLAVRSEHPFLAVDPGLPDDTRLWAALQSVSGGTWQGCVYDTDKIIAALDAGRQALGWK; from the coding sequence ATGGAACTTAGCTTGCCAGAAATTATGAGGGAGAACTCAGGACAGTCCATACCTGTCGATACCGTTGCCGAAGGACCATCCGGCAGCCTCCCGATTACAGGTGATATGCTGCGGAATGCGCCGAGCGGTGAAATCTTCGGCATGACCCAGAATACGGGGATGGGCTGGAATCCGCTACTTTTAAATGGGTCGCAATATCTCATCTTGGGTACGATGGGGGGTATCCGGCGAGAGGACGGCAGTCCGATTGCCCTTGGATACCATACGGGCCATTGGGAAATCGGCTTGATGATGGAAGAGGTTGCTCACGAGATCACCGCACATCAAGGGATTCCGTTTGCTGGCTATGTCAGCGATCCCTGTGACGGCCGCTCCCAGGGGACAACGGGAATGTTCGATTCCCTGCCCTACCGGAACGATGCTGCTATGGTGCTACGTCGCTTAATCCGCTCTCTGCCTACACGCAAAGGAGTGATTGGTGTAGCCACCTGCGATAAAGGGCTACCCGCCATGATGCTTGCCTTGGCTGGCATGCGTGATCTTCCGGGGATTATTGTGCCGGGAGGTGTATCTCTGCCGCCTATTCACGGGGAAGATGCCGGTAAAGTGCAAAGCATCGGGGCGAGATTCAGTAATGGGGAACTGTCCTTGGAAGACGCAGCAGACCTCGGGTGCCGCGCCTGCGCAACTCCCGGCGGTGGATGTCAATTTCTAGGTACCGCCGCAACAGCACAAGTGGTCGCCGAAGCGCTAGGCATGTCGGTTCCCCATTCCGCTCTGGCCCCTTCAGGACAACCTGTATGGAAGAACATGGGGCGCCAATCTGCCCGCGCACTACTGCAAATGGAGCGTAGCGGAATGGTTATGAAGGATATTCTGACAGACCGAGCAATACGCAATGCCATGGTGGTTCATGCTGCATTCGGAGGATCTACAAATCTATTGCTTCATTTGCCCGCCATTGCACATGCGGCAGGACTAAGCATTCCGACCGTCGAAGACTGGAACGACGTCAACCGGAAGGTACCTCGTCTGGTCAGCGTGTTGCCGAACGGGCCGGTTCCGCACCCGACGATCCGCGTGTTTCTTGCGGGAGGCGTCCCCGAAGTCATGCTGCATTTGCGCCGACTGGGACTAATTGATGATTCCGTTCTTACGGTAACAGGGAGGACCCTTGGAGAAAACCTCGATTGGTGGGAAACCTCGGAAAGACGTCAGGACATGCGAAACCGATTGATTGAGGCTGATGGCATCGATCCGGATACCGTCATTATGAGTCCCCAAGAGGCGAAGAAACAGGGAATGGCCTCTACAATGACCTTTCCAACCGGAAATCTGGCTCCGCAGGGCTCGGTCATCAAGTCGGCAGCGATTGATCCCTCTGTTCTGGACAGTGAAGGCGTCTATCGGCATACAGGAAGAGTTAAAGTATTTACTGCGGAAAAAGATGCGATCCGAAGCATTAAGCTTGGACATATCCAGGCGGGAGATATCCTTGCCGTCATCGGTCGTGGACCCAGCGGTACCGGAATGGAAGAAACGTATCAGTTAACATCCGCGTTGAAGCATCTTCCCTTCGGCAAGTACGTTACTCTGATTACGGATGCCCGCTTCTCTGGGGTCTCTACAGGAGCATGCATTGGGCATATCGGTCCGGAAGCACTAGCTGGAGGCCCTCTTGGTAGACTCAGAGACGGTGACTGGATAGAGATTATTGTCGATACAGTTAAGCTTGAAGGAAGTGTGAATCTAGTTGGTGACGGGGAGCAATCGGGTAGTACGCAAGACGGAGCTGAACTTCTGGCTGTCCGCAGTGAGCATCCGTTCTTGGCCGTTGATCCGGGATTGCCGGACGATACTAGACTATGGGCTGCGCTACAGTCCGTAAGTGGCGGAACCTGGCAGGGCTGTGTCTATGATACCGATAAAATTATTGCCGCCTTAGATGCGGGCCGGCAAGCATTGGGGTGGAAATAA